A single window of Doryrhamphus excisus isolate RoL2022-K1 chromosome 5, RoL_Dexc_1.0, whole genome shotgun sequence DNA harbors:
- the fpgt gene encoding fucose-1-phosphate guanylyltransferase isoform X1, with the protein MAFAGCMRDLKYATVDKLSKFNSMRGRQVDACEFWDVVVVTAMDERQKDVYEDEIRRKLGGTLPLGIPYNVFSDPPGYKIGNGGSTLHALQKLSDIYGKALCKMRVLLIHAGGLSQRLPAASAFGKVFTAMPLGDPLYEMLELKLAMYVDFPSHMKPGVLVTCADDIELYSIPDDSRLAFDKPGFTALAHPSPLSVGTTHGVFVLEPREDSAFQKMENRSCLRFLHKPSIEKMRGSGAVCKRKSDYFPICDMEFVYTDSTYYMDFDTSQRLLNVFKEVGPLQCEIDAYGDFLQALGPQATIEYTCNTANVTNQDSSLVEVRQKIFHLLQGTQLNVILLNNSKFYHIGTTPEYLSHLTEVDGLKSMLCLESWAFSRHPGKNLDKASCVIFSILHPSCSVGAGSVVERSRLEEGASVGRGTLVSRCWVSPDFSVPDGVFMQTLCVSLEDRSGFVTIAFGVNDNLKCTVGAAASMEGLSLCGVTLDTCVSRWGLCGQVLRFSGDMSRCSLWNACLFPVCADEQRSFSVSLKMLQAVLGGSAFELQETKLISLQEALLCQNVLEMHNIWKKLNDDILQIKCQFITSTP; encoded by the exons ATGGCTTTCGCGGGTTGTATGCGTGACTTGAAATATGCAACGGTGGACAAGTTGAGCAAATTCAATTCTATGCGCG GTCGGCAGGTGGACGCTTGTGAATTTTGGGACGTGGTGGTCGTGACCGCAATGGACGAGAGGCAGAAAGATGTCTACGAAGATGAGATCAGAAGAAAACTTGGCGGCACACTCCCCCTCGGAATTCCCTACAACGTCTTCTCCGATCCCCCTGGATATAAAATAG GCAATGGAGGTTCCACCCTGCATGCTCTGCAGAAACTCAGTGACATCTACGGCAAAGCTCTTTGCAAGATGAGAGTCCTCCTGATCCATGCAG GTGGTTTGAGTCAGCGTCTGCCTGCTGCCAGTGCCTTCGGGAAGGTCTTTACCGCCATGCCGCTGGGCGACCCTCTCTATGAGATGCTGGAGCTCAAACTGGCCATGTACGTGGATTTTCCATCACACATGAAGCCTGGCGTGCTGGTGACGTGCGCAGATGACATCGAGCTCTACAGTATCCCAGATGACAGTAGACTTGCATTCGACAAGCCCGGCTTCACCGCGTTAGCCCATCCCTCACCACTGTCCGTTGGCACTACCCAcggtgtgtttgttttggaacCACGTGAGGACTCCGCTTTTCAGAAAATGGAGAACAGAAGCTGCTTACGCTTTCTTCACAAACCGAGCATTGAAAAGATGCGCGGAAGCGGTGCTGTTTGTAAAAGGAAAAGTGATTATTTTCCTATATGTGATATGGAGTTTGTCTACACAGACAGCACCTATTATATGGACTTTGATACGTCCCAACGTCTCCTTAATGTGTTTAAAGAGGTCGGACCCTTACAGTGCGAGATAGATGCATATGGTGATTTTCTCCAAGCATTAGGACCACAAGCCACCATAGAATACACCTGCAACACAGCCAACGTCACCAACCAAGACAGCAGTCTGGTTGAAGTCCGCCAAAAGATTTTCCATCTTCTCCAAGGGACGCAGTTGAATGTTATTCTCCTGAATAACTCCAAGTTTTATCACATTGGAACCACGCCCGAATATCTCTCTCACCTTACCGAGGTTGACGGCCTGAAAAGCATGTTGTGCCTGGAGTCGTGGGCTTTCAGCAGGCACCCAGGTAAAAACTTAGATAAGGCTTCCTGTGTGATATTCAGCATCCTCCATCCAAGTTGCTCTGTGGGAGCCGGGTCCGTAGTGGAGCGCTCCAGACTGGAAGAGGGGGCATCTGTAGGCAGGGGCACACTGGTCAGCCGTTGCTGGGTCAGTCCAGACTTTTCAGTGCCTGATGGAGTCTTCATGCAGACATTGTGTGTGAGCCTGGAGGACAGAAGCGGATTTGTAACTATCGCCTTTGGTGTCAACGACAACCTGAAGTGCACCGTGGGAGCTGCTGCCTCTATGGAAGGGCTGAGTCTGTGTGGGGTCACTCTGGACACGTGCGTGTCCCGCTGGGGTCTTTGTGGCCAAGTCTTGAGGTTCTCCGGTGACATGTCCCGCTGTAGTTTGTGGAACGCCTGTCTGTTTCCAGTTTGTGCTGATGAACAGCGCTCATTCTCTGTGTCTCTCAAGATGCTTCAGGCAGTTCTGGGCGGATCTGCATTCGAGTTGCAAGAGACAAAATTGATATCCCTGCAAGAGGCCCTGCTGTGTCAGAACGTGTTGGAGATGCACAACATCTGGAAAAAACTCAATGATGACATCTTACAGATAAAATGCCAATTTATTACCTCAACTCCTTAG
- the fpgt gene encoding fucose-1-phosphate guanylyltransferase isoform X2, producing MDERQKDVYEDEIRRKLGGTLPLGIPYNVFSDPPGYKIGNGGSTLHALQKLSDIYGKALCKMRVLLIHAGGLSQRLPAASAFGKVFTAMPLGDPLYEMLELKLAMYVDFPSHMKPGVLVTCADDIELYSIPDDSRLAFDKPGFTALAHPSPLSVGTTHGVFVLEPREDSAFQKMENRSCLRFLHKPSIEKMRGSGAVCKRKSDYFPICDMEFVYTDSTYYMDFDTSQRLLNVFKEVGPLQCEIDAYGDFLQALGPQATIEYTCNTANVTNQDSSLVEVRQKIFHLLQGTQLNVILLNNSKFYHIGTTPEYLSHLTEVDGLKSMLCLESWAFSRHPGKNLDKASCVIFSILHPSCSVGAGSVVERSRLEEGASVGRGTLVSRCWVSPDFSVPDGVFMQTLCVSLEDRSGFVTIAFGVNDNLKCTVGAAASMEGLSLCGVTLDTCVSRWGLCGQVLRFSGDMSRCSLWNACLFPVCADEQRSFSVSLKMLQAVLGGSAFELQETKLISLQEALLCQNVLEMHNIWKKLNDDILQIKCQFITSTP from the exons ATGGACGAGAGGCAGAAAGATGTCTACGAAGATGAGATCAGAAGAAAACTTGGCGGCACACTCCCCCTCGGAATTCCCTACAACGTCTTCTCCGATCCCCCTGGATATAAAATAG GCAATGGAGGTTCCACCCTGCATGCTCTGCAGAAACTCAGTGACATCTACGGCAAAGCTCTTTGCAAGATGAGAGTCCTCCTGATCCATGCAG GTGGTTTGAGTCAGCGTCTGCCTGCTGCCAGTGCCTTCGGGAAGGTCTTTACCGCCATGCCGCTGGGCGACCCTCTCTATGAGATGCTGGAGCTCAAACTGGCCATGTACGTGGATTTTCCATCACACATGAAGCCTGGCGTGCTGGTGACGTGCGCAGATGACATCGAGCTCTACAGTATCCCAGATGACAGTAGACTTGCATTCGACAAGCCCGGCTTCACCGCGTTAGCCCATCCCTCACCACTGTCCGTTGGCACTACCCAcggtgtgtttgttttggaacCACGTGAGGACTCCGCTTTTCAGAAAATGGAGAACAGAAGCTGCTTACGCTTTCTTCACAAACCGAGCATTGAAAAGATGCGCGGAAGCGGTGCTGTTTGTAAAAGGAAAAGTGATTATTTTCCTATATGTGATATGGAGTTTGTCTACACAGACAGCACCTATTATATGGACTTTGATACGTCCCAACGTCTCCTTAATGTGTTTAAAGAGGTCGGACCCTTACAGTGCGAGATAGATGCATATGGTGATTTTCTCCAAGCATTAGGACCACAAGCCACCATAGAATACACCTGCAACACAGCCAACGTCACCAACCAAGACAGCAGTCTGGTTGAAGTCCGCCAAAAGATTTTCCATCTTCTCCAAGGGACGCAGTTGAATGTTATTCTCCTGAATAACTCCAAGTTTTATCACATTGGAACCACGCCCGAATATCTCTCTCACCTTACCGAGGTTGACGGCCTGAAAAGCATGTTGTGCCTGGAGTCGTGGGCTTTCAGCAGGCACCCAGGTAAAAACTTAGATAAGGCTTCCTGTGTGATATTCAGCATCCTCCATCCAAGTTGCTCTGTGGGAGCCGGGTCCGTAGTGGAGCGCTCCAGACTGGAAGAGGGGGCATCTGTAGGCAGGGGCACACTGGTCAGCCGTTGCTGGGTCAGTCCAGACTTTTCAGTGCCTGATGGAGTCTTCATGCAGACATTGTGTGTGAGCCTGGAGGACAGAAGCGGATTTGTAACTATCGCCTTTGGTGTCAACGACAACCTGAAGTGCACCGTGGGAGCTGCTGCCTCTATGGAAGGGCTGAGTCTGTGTGGGGTCACTCTGGACACGTGCGTGTCCCGCTGGGGTCTTTGTGGCCAAGTCTTGAGGTTCTCCGGTGACATGTCCCGCTGTAGTTTGTGGAACGCCTGTCTGTTTCCAGTTTGTGCTGATGAACAGCGCTCATTCTCTGTGTCTCTCAAGATGCTTCAGGCAGTTCTGGGCGGATCTGCATTCGAGTTGCAAGAGACAAAATTGATATCCCTGCAAGAGGCCCTGCTGTGTCAGAACGTGTTGGAGATGCACAACATCTGGAAAAAACTCAATGATGACATCTTACAGATAAAATGCCAATTTATTACCTCAACTCCTTAG
- the tnni3k gene encoding serine/threonine-protein kinase TNNI3K isoform X1, whose protein sequence is MGNYKSRPSQTCTDEWKKKVSESYSVILEKLEDDLQLKDSELVDLRLAFSSDEAFQKVNLNYRTEKGLSLLHLCCVCGGNKGHISSLMLKGLRPSRLTKNGFTALHLAAYKDNGELVTALLHGGSDVQQLGYGALTALHVATLAGHLEAADILLQHGACVNVQDAVFFTPLHIASYNGNEQLAKLLLKFGADVNASGEVGDRPLHLAAAKGLLDIITLLVGEGGKANVNAQDNEDHVPLHFCARFGHHEVVRFLLQGNFDAQPHATNIYGDTPLHLACYNGKYDAVKEIIQLSGAESLTKENIFSETALHSACTYGKDLEMVKFLLSQNAMSINHQGRDGHTALHSACFHGHIRLVQFLLDNGADMNLVACDPSRSSGEKDEQTCLMWAYEKGHDAIVTLLKHYKRPDDSPCNEYSQPGGDGSYVSVPSPLGKIKSMTKEKAEVLLLRASLPSHFHLQLSELEFNEIIGSGSFGRVYKGKCRNKIVAIKRYRANTYCSKSDVDMFCREVSILCRLNHPCIIQFVGACLDDPSQFAIVTQYISGGSLFSLLHEQKRLIDLQSKLIIAIDVAKGMEYLHNLTQPIIHRDLNSHNILLYEDGHAVVADFGESRFLQSVDEDNMTKQPGNLRWMAPEVFTQCTRYSVKADMFSYALCLWELLTGEIPFAHLKPAAAAADMAYHHIRPPVGYSIPKPISALLMRGWNACPEDRPEFSEVVTNLEECLCNVELMSPASSNSSGSLSPSSSSDCLLARAGPSRGHVAALRSRFELEYALNTRAYAFWSQSERRRASGGLSLEEIRRSMQFSPIDRNGYVSDPMSTMRFCSSFSSNGSFEDSN, encoded by the exons ATGGGGAATTACAAATCAAGACCATCACAGACGTGTACAG ATGAATGGAAGAAGAAGGTGAGTGAGTCGTACTCTGTGATCCTGGAGAAGTTGGAGGATGACCTTCAGCTCAAAGACAGCGAACTTGTGGACCTCAGACTCGCATTCAG CTCAGACGAGGCATTTCAGAAGGTGAACTTGAACTACCGAACAGAGAAGGGCCTGTCCTTACTGCATCTCTGTTGCGTATGCGGAG GTAACAAGGGACATATCAGCTCTTTAATGCTCAAAGGCCTACGTCCTTCCAGACTGACTAAGAATGGATTCACTGCACTCCACTTAGCTGCGTACAAG GACAATGGCGAGCTGGTTACTGCCCTTCTCCACGGGGGGTCAGATGTGCAGCAGCTGGGCTACGGTGCCCTCACTGCCTTGCATGTGGCCACACTTGCGGGACACCTTGAG GCGGCAGATATTCTCCTCCAGCATGGAGCTTGTGTCAATGTCCAGGATGCTGTGTTTTTCACCCCACTACATATTGCATCCTATAACGGCAATGAGCAG CTTGCCAAACTGCTGCTAAAGTTCGGGGCAGATGTAAATGCCAGTGGCGAAGTGGGGGATCGGCCATTGCATCTGGCTGCAGCCAAGGGTTTACTTGATATCATCACACTGCTGGTGGGGGAAGGAGGCAAGGCCAACG TAAACGCTCAGGACAATGAGGATCATGTGCCCCTCCACTTCTGTGCCCGCTTTGGACACCATGAGGTTGTACGCTTCCTCCTTCAGGGCAACTTCGACGCACAGCCTCATGCTACCAACATCTATGGGGACACACCATTACACTT GGCCTGCTACAATGGCAAATATGACGCTGTGAAGGAGATAATTCAGCTCTCTGGTGCAGAGAGTCTTACAAAGGAGAACATTTTCAGTGAAACAGCACTTCACAG TGCATGCACCTATGGTAAAGACCTGGAGATGGTCAAATTCTTGTTGAGCCAGAATGCGATGAGCATCAACCACCAGGGCAGAGATGGACACACAg CCCTGCACAGCGCCTGCTTCCACGGTCACATCCGCCTGGTGCAGTTCCTGCTGGACAATGGGGCGGACATGAACCTGGTTGCCTGCGACCCCAGCAGGTCAAGCGGGGAGAAGGATGAACAGACCTGCCTGATGTGGGCTTATGAGAAAG GTCATGATGCTATTGTCACTTTACTGAAACACTACAAGCGCCCTGATGACTCTCCTTGCAATGAGTACTCGCAGCCAGGAGGGG ATGGTTCCTATGTTTCTGTACCATCTCCTCTGGGAAAGATCAAGAGTATGACAAAAG AAAAAGCAGAAGTGCTTCTTCTCAGGGCCAGCCTCCCCTCTCATTTCCATCTTCAGCTTTCTGAGTTGGaatttaatgaaataattgGATCAG GCTCCTTCGGCAGAGTTTACAAAGGAAAGTGCCGGAACAAAATAGTTGCGATTAAACG CTACAGAGCCAACACATACTGCTCCAAGTCAGACGTGGACATGTTCTGCCGAGAGGTGTCCATTCTCTGTCGCCTCAACCACCCCTGCATCATCCAGTTTGTAGGAGCGTGTTTGGACGACCCCAGCCAGTTTGCTATCGTCACCCAGTATATCTCCGGGGGTTCGCTCTTCTCCTTGCTGCACGAGCAGAAGAG GCTTATTGATCTGCAGTCCAAGCTCATCATCGCCATCGACGTAGCCAAGGGAATGGAGTACCTGCACAACCTCACCCAGCCTATCATCCACAGAGACCTCAACAG TCACAATATTCTTCTCTATGAGGACGGACATGCTGTTGTGGCAGATTTTGGAG AGTCCCGATTTCTCCAGTCTGTGGATGAGGACAACATGACCAAGCAGCCAGGG AACCTGCGGTGGATGGCTCCTGAGGTCTTCACCCAGTGTACTCGCTACTCGGTCAAAGCAGACATGTTCAGCTATGCCCTCTGTTTGTGGGAGCTGCTCACTGGAGAGATTCCCTTCGCACACTTGAAACCTG CTGCTGCAGCAGCGGATATGGCCTATCATCACATTCGGCCTCCTGTTGGTTACTCCATCCCCAAACCCATTTCTGCACTTCTGATGAGAGGATGGAACGCATGTCCAGAG GACCGTCCAGAGTTTTCTGAAGTGGTCACCAACCTGGAGGAGTGCTTATGCAATGTTGAg CTGATGTCACCTGCCTCTAGCAACAGCAGTGGCTCCCTGTCGCCTTCCTCATCATCGGACTGTCTCCTCGCCAGAGCTGGACCTAGCCGGGGTCACGTGGCTGCGCTGCGGTCGAGGTTTGAGCTGGAATATGCTCTCAACACTCGAGCTTACGCCTTCTGGAGCCAGAG TGAGCGGAGGCGAGCATCTGGAGGCCTCTCACTGGAGGAAATAAGAAGGAGCATGCAGTTTTCTCCCATTGATCGCAATG
- the tnni3k gene encoding serine/threonine-protein kinase TNNI3K isoform X2, with amino-acid sequence MGNYKSRPSQTCTDEWKKKVSESYSVILEKLEDDLQLKDSELVDLRLAFSSDEAFQKVNLNYRTEKGLSLLHLCCVCGGNKGHISSLMLKGLRPSRLTKNGFTALHLAAYKDNGELVTALLHGGSDVQQLGYGALTALHVATLAGHLELAKLLLKFGADVNASGEVGDRPLHLAAAKGLLDIITLLVGEGGKANVNAQDNEDHVPLHFCARFGHHEVVRFLLQGNFDAQPHATNIYGDTPLHLACYNGKYDAVKEIIQLSGAESLTKENIFSETALHSACTYGKDLEMVKFLLSQNAMSINHQGRDGHTALHSACFHGHIRLVQFLLDNGADMNLVACDPSRSSGEKDEQTCLMWAYEKGHDAIVTLLKHYKRPDDSPCNEYSQPGGDGSYVSVPSPLGKIKSMTKEKAEVLLLRASLPSHFHLQLSELEFNEIIGSGSFGRVYKGKCRNKIVAIKRYRANTYCSKSDVDMFCREVSILCRLNHPCIIQFVGACLDDPSQFAIVTQYISGGSLFSLLHEQKRLIDLQSKLIIAIDVAKGMEYLHNLTQPIIHRDLNSHNILLYEDGHAVVADFGESRFLQSVDEDNMTKQPGNLRWMAPEVFTQCTRYSVKADMFSYALCLWELLTGEIPFAHLKPAAAAADMAYHHIRPPVGYSIPKPISALLMRGWNACPEDRPEFSEVVTNLEECLCNVELMSPASSNSSGSLSPSSSSDCLLARAGPSRGHVAALRSRFELEYALNTRAYAFWSQSERRRASGGLSLEEIRRSMQFSPIDRNGYVSDPMSTMRFCSSFSSNGSFEDSN; translated from the exons ATGGGGAATTACAAATCAAGACCATCACAGACGTGTACAG ATGAATGGAAGAAGAAGGTGAGTGAGTCGTACTCTGTGATCCTGGAGAAGTTGGAGGATGACCTTCAGCTCAAAGACAGCGAACTTGTGGACCTCAGACTCGCATTCAG CTCAGACGAGGCATTTCAGAAGGTGAACTTGAACTACCGAACAGAGAAGGGCCTGTCCTTACTGCATCTCTGTTGCGTATGCGGAG GTAACAAGGGACATATCAGCTCTTTAATGCTCAAAGGCCTACGTCCTTCCAGACTGACTAAGAATGGATTCACTGCACTCCACTTAGCTGCGTACAAG GACAATGGCGAGCTGGTTACTGCCCTTCTCCACGGGGGGTCAGATGTGCAGCAGCTGGGCTACGGTGCCCTCACTGCCTTGCATGTGGCCACACTTGCGGGACACCTTGAG CTTGCCAAACTGCTGCTAAAGTTCGGGGCAGATGTAAATGCCAGTGGCGAAGTGGGGGATCGGCCATTGCATCTGGCTGCAGCCAAGGGTTTACTTGATATCATCACACTGCTGGTGGGGGAAGGAGGCAAGGCCAACG TAAACGCTCAGGACAATGAGGATCATGTGCCCCTCCACTTCTGTGCCCGCTTTGGACACCATGAGGTTGTACGCTTCCTCCTTCAGGGCAACTTCGACGCACAGCCTCATGCTACCAACATCTATGGGGACACACCATTACACTT GGCCTGCTACAATGGCAAATATGACGCTGTGAAGGAGATAATTCAGCTCTCTGGTGCAGAGAGTCTTACAAAGGAGAACATTTTCAGTGAAACAGCACTTCACAG TGCATGCACCTATGGTAAAGACCTGGAGATGGTCAAATTCTTGTTGAGCCAGAATGCGATGAGCATCAACCACCAGGGCAGAGATGGACACACAg CCCTGCACAGCGCCTGCTTCCACGGTCACATCCGCCTGGTGCAGTTCCTGCTGGACAATGGGGCGGACATGAACCTGGTTGCCTGCGACCCCAGCAGGTCAAGCGGGGAGAAGGATGAACAGACCTGCCTGATGTGGGCTTATGAGAAAG GTCATGATGCTATTGTCACTTTACTGAAACACTACAAGCGCCCTGATGACTCTCCTTGCAATGAGTACTCGCAGCCAGGAGGGG ATGGTTCCTATGTTTCTGTACCATCTCCTCTGGGAAAGATCAAGAGTATGACAAAAG AAAAAGCAGAAGTGCTTCTTCTCAGGGCCAGCCTCCCCTCTCATTTCCATCTTCAGCTTTCTGAGTTGGaatttaatgaaataattgGATCAG GCTCCTTCGGCAGAGTTTACAAAGGAAAGTGCCGGAACAAAATAGTTGCGATTAAACG CTACAGAGCCAACACATACTGCTCCAAGTCAGACGTGGACATGTTCTGCCGAGAGGTGTCCATTCTCTGTCGCCTCAACCACCCCTGCATCATCCAGTTTGTAGGAGCGTGTTTGGACGACCCCAGCCAGTTTGCTATCGTCACCCAGTATATCTCCGGGGGTTCGCTCTTCTCCTTGCTGCACGAGCAGAAGAG GCTTATTGATCTGCAGTCCAAGCTCATCATCGCCATCGACGTAGCCAAGGGAATGGAGTACCTGCACAACCTCACCCAGCCTATCATCCACAGAGACCTCAACAG TCACAATATTCTTCTCTATGAGGACGGACATGCTGTTGTGGCAGATTTTGGAG AGTCCCGATTTCTCCAGTCTGTGGATGAGGACAACATGACCAAGCAGCCAGGG AACCTGCGGTGGATGGCTCCTGAGGTCTTCACCCAGTGTACTCGCTACTCGGTCAAAGCAGACATGTTCAGCTATGCCCTCTGTTTGTGGGAGCTGCTCACTGGAGAGATTCCCTTCGCACACTTGAAACCTG CTGCTGCAGCAGCGGATATGGCCTATCATCACATTCGGCCTCCTGTTGGTTACTCCATCCCCAAACCCATTTCTGCACTTCTGATGAGAGGATGGAACGCATGTCCAGAG GACCGTCCAGAGTTTTCTGAAGTGGTCACCAACCTGGAGGAGTGCTTATGCAATGTTGAg CTGATGTCACCTGCCTCTAGCAACAGCAGTGGCTCCCTGTCGCCTTCCTCATCATCGGACTGTCTCCTCGCCAGAGCTGGACCTAGCCGGGGTCACGTGGCTGCGCTGCGGTCGAGGTTTGAGCTGGAATATGCTCTCAACACTCGAGCTTACGCCTTCTGGAGCCAGAG TGAGCGGAGGCGAGCATCTGGAGGCCTCTCACTGGAGGAAATAAGAAGGAGCATGCAGTTTTCTCCCATTGATCGCAATG
- the tnni3k gene encoding serine/threonine-protein kinase TNNI3K isoform X3, producing the protein MTFSSKTANLWTSDSHSDEAFQKVNLNYRTEKGLSLLHLCCVCGGNKGHISSLMLKGLRPSRLTKNGFTALHLAAYKDNGELVTALLHGGSDVQQLGYGALTALHVATLAGHLEAADILLQHGACVNVQDAVFFTPLHIASYNGNEQLAKLLLKFGADVNASGEVGDRPLHLAAAKGLLDIITLLVGEGGKANVNAQDNEDHVPLHFCARFGHHEVVRFLLQGNFDAQPHATNIYGDTPLHLACYNGKYDAVKEIIQLSGAESLTKENIFSETALHSACTYGKDLEMVKFLLSQNAMSINHQGRDGHTALHSACFHGHIRLVQFLLDNGADMNLVACDPSRSSGEKDEQTCLMWAYEKGHDAIVTLLKHYKRPDDSPCNEYSQPGGDGSYVSVPSPLGKIKSMTKEKAEVLLLRASLPSHFHLQLSELEFNEIIGSGSFGRVYKGKCRNKIVAIKRYRANTYCSKSDVDMFCREVSILCRLNHPCIIQFVGACLDDPSQFAIVTQYISGGSLFSLLHEQKRLIDLQSKLIIAIDVAKGMEYLHNLTQPIIHRDLNSHNILLYEDGHAVVADFGESRFLQSVDEDNMTKQPGNLRWMAPEVFTQCTRYSVKADMFSYALCLWELLTGEIPFAHLKPAAAAADMAYHHIRPPVGYSIPKPISALLMRGWNACPEDRPEFSEVVTNLEECLCNVELMSPASSNSSGSLSPSSSSDCLLARAGPSRGHVAALRSRFELEYALNTRAYAFWSQSERRRASGGLSLEEIRRSMQFSPIDRNGYVSDPMSTMRFCSSFSSNGSFEDSN; encoded by the exons ATGACCTTCAGCTCAAAGACAGCGAACTTGTGGACCTCAGACTCGCATTCAG ACGAGGCATTTCAGAAGGTGAACTTGAACTACCGAACAGAGAAGGGCCTGTCCTTACTGCATCTCTGTTGCGTATGCGGAG GTAACAAGGGACATATCAGCTCTTTAATGCTCAAAGGCCTACGTCCTTCCAGACTGACTAAGAATGGATTCACTGCACTCCACTTAGCTGCGTACAAG GACAATGGCGAGCTGGTTACTGCCCTTCTCCACGGGGGGTCAGATGTGCAGCAGCTGGGCTACGGTGCCCTCACTGCCTTGCATGTGGCCACACTTGCGGGACACCTTGAG GCGGCAGATATTCTCCTCCAGCATGGAGCTTGTGTCAATGTCCAGGATGCTGTGTTTTTCACCCCACTACATATTGCATCCTATAACGGCAATGAGCAG CTTGCCAAACTGCTGCTAAAGTTCGGGGCAGATGTAAATGCCAGTGGCGAAGTGGGGGATCGGCCATTGCATCTGGCTGCAGCCAAGGGTTTACTTGATATCATCACACTGCTGGTGGGGGAAGGAGGCAAGGCCAACG TAAACGCTCAGGACAATGAGGATCATGTGCCCCTCCACTTCTGTGCCCGCTTTGGACACCATGAGGTTGTACGCTTCCTCCTTCAGGGCAACTTCGACGCACAGCCTCATGCTACCAACATCTATGGGGACACACCATTACACTT GGCCTGCTACAATGGCAAATATGACGCTGTGAAGGAGATAATTCAGCTCTCTGGTGCAGAGAGTCTTACAAAGGAGAACATTTTCAGTGAAACAGCACTTCACAG TGCATGCACCTATGGTAAAGACCTGGAGATGGTCAAATTCTTGTTGAGCCAGAATGCGATGAGCATCAACCACCAGGGCAGAGATGGACACACAg CCCTGCACAGCGCCTGCTTCCACGGTCACATCCGCCTGGTGCAGTTCCTGCTGGACAATGGGGCGGACATGAACCTGGTTGCCTGCGACCCCAGCAGGTCAAGCGGGGAGAAGGATGAACAGACCTGCCTGATGTGGGCTTATGAGAAAG GTCATGATGCTATTGTCACTTTACTGAAACACTACAAGCGCCCTGATGACTCTCCTTGCAATGAGTACTCGCAGCCAGGAGGGG ATGGTTCCTATGTTTCTGTACCATCTCCTCTGGGAAAGATCAAGAGTATGACAAAAG AAAAAGCAGAAGTGCTTCTTCTCAGGGCCAGCCTCCCCTCTCATTTCCATCTTCAGCTTTCTGAGTTGGaatttaatgaaataattgGATCAG GCTCCTTCGGCAGAGTTTACAAAGGAAAGTGCCGGAACAAAATAGTTGCGATTAAACG CTACAGAGCCAACACATACTGCTCCAAGTCAGACGTGGACATGTTCTGCCGAGAGGTGTCCATTCTCTGTCGCCTCAACCACCCCTGCATCATCCAGTTTGTAGGAGCGTGTTTGGACGACCCCAGCCAGTTTGCTATCGTCACCCAGTATATCTCCGGGGGTTCGCTCTTCTCCTTGCTGCACGAGCAGAAGAG GCTTATTGATCTGCAGTCCAAGCTCATCATCGCCATCGACGTAGCCAAGGGAATGGAGTACCTGCACAACCTCACCCAGCCTATCATCCACAGAGACCTCAACAG TCACAATATTCTTCTCTATGAGGACGGACATGCTGTTGTGGCAGATTTTGGAG AGTCCCGATTTCTCCAGTCTGTGGATGAGGACAACATGACCAAGCAGCCAGGG AACCTGCGGTGGATGGCTCCTGAGGTCTTCACCCAGTGTACTCGCTACTCGGTCAAAGCAGACATGTTCAGCTATGCCCTCTGTTTGTGGGAGCTGCTCACTGGAGAGATTCCCTTCGCACACTTGAAACCTG CTGCTGCAGCAGCGGATATGGCCTATCATCACATTCGGCCTCCTGTTGGTTACTCCATCCCCAAACCCATTTCTGCACTTCTGATGAGAGGATGGAACGCATGTCCAGAG GACCGTCCAGAGTTTTCTGAAGTGGTCACCAACCTGGAGGAGTGCTTATGCAATGTTGAg CTGATGTCACCTGCCTCTAGCAACAGCAGTGGCTCCCTGTCGCCTTCCTCATCATCGGACTGTCTCCTCGCCAGAGCTGGACCTAGCCGGGGTCACGTGGCTGCGCTGCGGTCGAGGTTTGAGCTGGAATATGCTCTCAACACTCGAGCTTACGCCTTCTGGAGCCAGAG TGAGCGGAGGCGAGCATCTGGAGGCCTCTCACTGGAGGAAATAAGAAGGAGCATGCAGTTTTCTCCCATTGATCGCAATG